From the genome of Acidobacteriota bacterium:
AGGCGCACCTCGACGAGCGGACGAACCCGCGCGAGGCGCACCTGGGCGTGGCCAAAGTCCCGGACGAGCGTCTGGACAAGCTGTCTGCGCTCTACAGTCCGAAGAAGACGGTGCACGCGAGCATCGAATACGTGGACGTTGCCGCGGTGGGCGAAGAGGCGCTGAAAGAAGCCGCCTACGCCAACACGCTGCGCAATGTGGATTCGCTCATCCACGTGGTACGTGCCTTCGAGAATCCGGCGGTGGCCCACGTGGGCGAGATCGATCCGCTGCGTGACATCAAGAATGTGGACTTCGACCTCATGGTCTCGGACCTCGGCCAGATCGAGAAGCGCATGGAGCGCCTGGAAAGAGATTTGAAACGGATGAAGTCGCTCGACCTCGAGCGCGAAGCCGACGTCTTGAAGCGCGCGAAGGCGCAGCTGGAGAGTGAGCGTCCGCTGCGCGAGATGGCGATAAGCGCGGCGGAAGAGAAGCTCATCCGCGGGTTCATGTTCCTGAGCCAGAAGCCGATCCTCTACGTGCTGAACATCAGCGAGAGCACCGACCTGGGCAAAGACCTCGAGGCGGCGGTGGAGAAGTTCAACCTCAAAGAGGTGGCGGCG
Proteins encoded in this window:
- a CDS encoding 50S ribosome-binding GTPase, which produces MKSGIIGLPQVGKSSLFKILTKAHLDERTNPREAHLGVAKVPDERLDKLSALYSPKKTVHASIEYVDVAAVGEEALKEAAYANTLRNVDSLIHVVRAFENPAVAHVGEIDPLRDIKNVDFDLMVSDLGQIEKRMERLERDLKRMKSLDLEREADVLKRAKAQLESERPLREMAISAAEEKLIRGFMFLSQKPILYVLNISESTDLGKDLEAAVEKFNLKEVAA